GGACCTGTCTTTCAATGAAGCGGCCATCATGGATACGCTGTACCAGCTCGCCAGAGTCTGCGTCGCCCGGAATGAGGAAGCGGGCGCCCGCCCCCTGCTGGAACGGGCTGCTGCAATTGCGAGAAAACACACGAACGAGGGGGAGATGCCGGAAACCGCCGCGATTTTCGATTTGTATTCGAGGGTTCTCAAGGAACTGTCCAACGCTTCAGAGGCGGAACACGTTCAAAACGAAGCGCGGCGGATCCGCGCGGCAATGGCACTCACGGTGCCGATAGGGAACCTGCAATAGGAGGAAGGGAACCTATTGCTCCATTGCATCATTAGAGGTTTCTGCATTTTAAATTTAGAACTGCAAAAACGTCCAATGATGCAATGGTGCAATAAATCCCCTTCCCTCCTTTTACGTTGACCGCCCGGACTGTGGGCCATTGCCGCGAAGGTGCTGAACAGGAACGGAGTGGCCCCAGGCGATTTCCTCGACCGAAACACCGAGAACCGCCGCCAGTTTCTGGCGTTGGAAGGGACTGGGCGTGTACTGGCCATCGACGATGGCCTTCACGACTTTTGCATCGAGGCCCGACGCTTCAACAAGCTGCTGCGCACGGATACCCTTCTCGTCCATAATCACCGCGAGGGGTTTCATAAGTGACCGGATGTTATCACGCTTTCCGGGTTATTCTGTCCCCGTGAAACTGATTCAGTGCATCATCCAGCCGTACAAACTTGAAGAAGTCATCGACGCGCTTCAGGCTGTGGCGCCCGGCATGACGCTTTCGGAGGCGAAAGGACACGGCCATCAGCGCGGGCAGCCTCTGGTTTACCGCGGACACGAATACGAAGTTTCGCTGCTGCCGAAAGTCATGATCGAGATCGTGGTGGAAGACAACCGGGTCGACGACGTCGTCAAAGTCGTTATTGAAAAAGCCCGCACCGGACACATCGGCGACGGGAGGATATTTATCAGCCGGATCGAGGAAAGCTACCACATCCGGAGCGGATTCATGGCGCTGGATTAGGACAAGATTGTCATGGCATTCGTACATAATTGCTGTGACATTAAGAAATAGTTGTCTTGACATTGTGAATACATTGCTCTAAAACATATCTCACGCGACACGACGAAGTGCGCCCGAGTTGACACCGAGGTCTTCAATTCCGCAGTAGGGATTGGAGGCTTTTTGTTTTTATAAGCCCGGACAAAGAAGTCCATGGACTGCCCTGGAGGCAGCTCATGGACTTTTTTTATTTTGCTCGAATTTTAAGGTAACTGTGAGGAGCCCAATGAAAAAACTATCTCTGTCATCGAAAATCAAACGATTGCGCAGCCGGCTGCGCGACCCCGAGTGGCGCAGATACGGAACGCTTTTAATGACTGGAAAACTGCTGGGAATGGCCCTGTTGCTGACGGCCTTTGTGTTCATGAACCCGAGCCTTTTCGGCTTCGGCGCTCATGCTCAAGCGGCGGACCCGGTGTTGAAGGGTAATGACATCGTCAACCCGATCAATACAGTCTGGACCCTGGTCGCGGCGTTTCTTGTGTTCGGCATGCAGGTTGGTTTCACGATGCTCGAAGCCGGCTTCTGCCGGTCGCGCGAGACCGTCAACGTACTGATGGAGTGCATCATCGACACCTGTCTCTGCGGCCTTTTGTTTTATGCCTGGGGTTTCGCATTCATGTTCAGCCACGGCAACGGATTCATCGGCTATCACTGGTTCTTCCTGAAGGACGCGCCGGCGACCTATGAAACCACGGGCGTGGCGTTCCTTGCGGTCTGGATCTTCCAGTTCGCATTTGCGGATACCTGCTCG
The sequence above is drawn from the Terriglobia bacterium genome and encodes:
- a CDS encoding helix-turn-helix transcriptional regulator; amino-acid sequence: MKPLAVIMDEKGIRAQQLVEASGLDAKVVKAIVDGQYTPSPFQRQKLAAVLGVSVEEIAWGHSVPVQHLRGNGPQSGRST
- a CDS encoding P-II family nitrogen regulator, translated to MKLIQCIIQPYKLEEVIDALQAVAPGMTLSEAKGHGHQRGQPLVYRGHEYEVSLLPKVMIEIVVEDNRVDDVVKVVIEKARTGHIGDGRIFISRIEESYHIRSGFMALD